A stretch of Helicobacter pylori oki112 DNA encodes these proteins:
- the panC gene encoding pantoate--beta-alanine ligase, with product MRVLETVAALREYRKSLKESVGFVPTMGALHKGHQSLMERSLKENSHTIVSVFVNPTQFGPNEDFNAYPRPLEKDLALCEGLGVSAVFLPKISEMYPYEIEQRLKLYAPTFLSRSLEGAMREGHFDGVVQVVLRLFHLVNPTRAYFGKKDAQQLLIIQHLVKDLLLDIEIAPCEIVRDSDNLALSSRNVYLDATQRKQALAIPKALENIKQAIDKGEKACEKLKKLGLEILETLEVDYLEFCNHKLEPLKTIEPANTLVLVAARVGKTRLLDNLWV from the coding sequence ATGCGAGTGTTAGAAACGGTTGCTGCTTTAAGAGAATATCGTAAAAGTTTGAAAGAAAGCGTGGGGTTTGTGCCGACTATGGGGGCTTTACACAAAGGGCATCAAAGCTTGATGGAAAGAAGTTTGAAAGAAAATTCCCACACGATAGTGAGCGTTTTTGTCAATCCCACGCAATTTGGGCCTAACGAAGATTTTAACGCTTACCCTCGCCCTTTAGAAAAGGATTTGGCTTTGTGTGAAGGATTGGGCGTTAGCGCGGTGTTTTTGCCTAAAATTAGCGAAATGTATCCCTATGAAATAGAGCAACGCCTAAAACTCTACGCCCCTACATTTTTATCCCGCTCTTTAGAGGGAGCAATGCGTGAGGGGCATTTTGATGGGGTTGTTCAGGTCGTGTTAAGATTGTTCCATCTTGTTAATCCCACTAGAGCATATTTTGGTAAAAAGGACGCCCAACAGCTTTTAATCATCCAGCATTTAGTCAAAGATTTGCTTTTAGACATTGAAATAGCGCCATGCGAGATCGTGCGTGATAGCGATAATCTGGCTTTAAGCTCTAGGAATGTGTATTTGGATGCAACACAAAGAAAACAAGCCTTAGCCATTCCAAAAGCTTTAGAAAATATTAAGCAAGCCATAGATAAGGGCGAAAAAGCGTGCGAAAAGCTTAAAAAACTAGGGCTTGAAATTTTAGAAACCTTGGAAGTGGATTATTTGGAATTTTGCAACCACAAGCTAGAGCCTTTAAAAACCATAGAGCCAGCTAACACGCTGGTTTTAGTGGCGGCTCGTGTGGGTAAAACCAGGCTTTTAGATAATTTATGGGTGTAG
- the dnaG gene encoding DNA primase, with amino-acid sequence MILKSSIDRLLQTIDIVEVISSYVDLRKSGSSYMACCPFHEERSASFSVNPIKGFYHCFGCGASGDSIKFVMEFEKLSFVEALEKLACRFNIVLEYDKGVYYDHKEDYHLLEMVSSLYQEELFNAPFFLNYLQKRGLSLESIKAFKLGLCTNRINYGIENKGLNKDKLIELGVLGKSDKEDKTYLRFLDRIMFPIYSPSAQVVGFGGRTLKEKAAKYINSPQSKLFDKSSLLYGYHLAKEHIYKQKQVIVTEGYLDVILLHQAGFKNAIATLGTALTPSHLPLLKKGEPEILLSYDGDKAGRNAAYKASLMLAKEQRRGGVVLFENNLDPADMIANGQIETVKNWLSRPMAFIEFVLRRMAGSYVLDDPLEKDKALKEMLGFLKNFSLLLQSEYKPLIATLLQAPLHVLGIRERASFQPFYPKTEKPNHIQKLVNAPSTLSLEFLEKLVIRYLLEDRSLLDLAVGYIHSGVFLHKKQEFDALCQEKLDDPKLVALLLDANLPLKKGGFEKELRLLILRYFERQLKEIPKSSLPFSEKMIFLKKARQAIMKLKQGELVAI; translated from the coding sequence ATGATTCTTAAAAGTTCCATTGATCGCCTTTTGCAAACGATAGATATTGTAGAAGTCATTAGCTCCTATGTGGATTTGAGGAAGTCAGGTTCTAGTTACATGGCTTGTTGCCCTTTTCATGAAGAAAGGAGCGCGAGTTTTAGCGTCAATCCAATTAAAGGGTTTTACCATTGCTTTGGGTGTGGGGCGAGCGGGGATAGCATTAAATTTGTGATGGAATTTGAAAAACTTTCGTTTGTGGAAGCGTTAGAGAAATTAGCCTGCCGATTCAATATAGTTTTAGAGTATGATAAAGGCGTTTATTACGATCATAAAGAAGACTACCACCTTTTAGAAATGGTGAGCTCGTTGTATCAAGAAGAGCTTTTTAACGCCCCGTTTTTTTTGAATTACTTGCAAAAAAGAGGGCTTAGCCTAGAGAGTATCAAAGCGTTTAAATTAGGCTTATGCACGAATAGAATTAATTATGGCATTGAAAATAAAGGCTTGAATAAAGACAAGCTCATTGAATTAGGCGTGTTAGGCAAGAGCGATAAAGAGGATAAAACCTACTTGCGCTTTTTGGATCGCATCATGTTCCCTATTTATAGCCCTAGCGCTCAAGTGGTGGGTTTTGGAGGGCGCACCTTAAAAGAAAAAGCGGCTAAGTATATCAATTCGCCCCAAAGTAAGCTTTTTGATAAATCCAGTTTGCTCTATGGCTATCATTTGGCTAAAGAACACATCTATAAACAAAAGCAAGTCATTGTAACAGAGGGGTATTTGGATGTGATTTTATTGCACCAGGCGGGTTTTAAAAACGCCATAGCCACGCTTGGGACAGCTTTAACGCCATCGCATTTGCCCTTGCTTAAAAAAGGCGAGCCAGAAATCCTCTTAAGCTATGATGGGGATAAGGCAGGGCGGAATGCGGCTTATAAAGCGAGCTTGATGTTGGCTAAAGAGCAAAGGAGGGGGGGGGTGGTTTTATTTGAAAACAACCTAGACCCAGCGGATATGATCGCTAATGGCCAGATTGAAACAGTAAAAAATTGGCTATCGCGCCCCATGGCTTTTATTGAATTTGTTTTAAGGCGCATGGCGGGTTCTTATGTTTTAGACGATCCTTTAGAAAAAGATAAGGCTCTTAAAGAAATGTTAGGGTTTTTAAAAAACTTTTCCTTGCTTTTACAAAGCGAATACAAGCCCTTAATCGCTACGCTTTTGCAAGCGCCTTTGCATGTTTTAGGGATTAGAGAGAGAGCCTCTTTTCAGCCTTTTTACCCCAAAACAGAAAAACCTAATCATATTCAAAAGTTGGTTAATGCTCCTAGCACGCTCAGTTTGGAATTTTTAGAAAAATTAGTGATCCGCTATCTTTTAGAAGACAGAAGCTTATTGGATTTAGCGGTGGGTTACATCCATAGTGGGGTATTCTTGCATAAAAAGCAAGAATTTGACGCTTTGTGTCAAGAAAAATTGGACGACCCTAAATTAGTTGCGTTATTATTAGATGCGAATTTACCCCTAAAAAAAGGGGGTTTTGAAAAGGAATTGCGTTTGTTGATTTTGCGCTATTTTGAGCGGCAACTCAAAGAAATCCCTAAAAGCTCGCTCCCTTTTAGCGAAAAAATGATCTTTTTAAAAAAGGCTCGCCAGGCCATTATGAAATTAAAACAAGGAGAATTAGTCGCCATATGA
- the ribH gene encoding 6,7-dimethyl-8-ribityllumazine synthase has protein sequence MQIIEGKLQLQGNERVAILTSRFNHIITDRLKEGAMDCFKRHGGDENLLDLVLVPGAYELPLILDKLLESEKYDGVCVLGAIIRGGTPHFDYVSAEATKGIASAMLKYSMPVSFGVLTTDNIEQAIERAGSKAGNKGFEAMSTLIELLSLCQTLKG, from the coding sequence ATGCAAATCATAGAAGGGAAATTGCAATTACAAGGGAATGAAAGAGTCGCTATTTTAACATCGCGCTTCAATCATATCATCACAGACAGATTAAAAGAAGGGGCGATGGATTGCTTTAAAAGGCATGGGGGCGATGAGAATCTTTTAGATCTCGTGCTGGTGCCTGGGGCTTATGAATTGCCTTTGATTTTAGACAAATTGTTAGAGAGTGAAAAATACGATGGCGTGTGCGTTTTAGGAGCCATTATTAGAGGGGGGACTCCGCATTTTGACTATGTGAGCGCGGAAGCGACTAAGGGCATTGCTAGTGCGATGCTCAAATACAGCATGCCGGTAAGCTTTGGCGTGCTGACCACAGACAATATTGAACAAGCGATTGAAAGAGCGGGCAGTAAAGCCGGTAATAAGGGCTTTGAAGCGATGAGCACCCTCATTGAATTGTTAAGCTTGTGCCAAACTCTCAAGGGTTAA
- the kdsA gene encoding 3-deoxy-8-phosphooctulonate synthase, whose protein sequence is MKTSETKLPKSVLIAGPCVIESLENLRSIATKLQPLASNERLDFYFKASFDKANRTSLESYRGPGLEKGLEMLQTIKDEFGYKILTDVHESYQVSAAAKVADILQIPAFLCRQTDLIVEVSQTNAIVNIKKGQFMNPKDMQYSVLKALKTRDKSIQSPTYETALKNGVWLCERGSSFGYGNLVVDMRSLKIMREFAPVIFDATHSVQMPGGANGKSSGDSSFAPILARAAAAVGIDGLFAETHIDPKNALSDGANMLKPDELEFLVTDMLKIQNLF, encoded by the coding sequence ATGAAAACTTCTGAAACAAAACTCCCTAAATCCGTTTTAATCGCTGGCCCATGCGTCATTGAGAGCTTAGAAAATCTAAGAAGTATCGCTACTAAATTACAACCCCTAGCCAGCAACGAGCGATTGGATTTTTATTTTAAAGCGAGTTTTGATAAGGCGAATCGCACGAGTTTAGAGAGTTACAGAGGGCCTGGTTTAGAAAAAGGCTTAGAAATGTTACAAACCATCAAAGATGAATTTGGCTATAAAATTTTAACCGATGTGCATGAGAGCTATCAAGTAAGCGCAGCGGCCAAAGTGGCGGATATTTTACAAATCCCGGCGTTTTTGTGCCGCCAAACGGATCTGATTGTAGAAGTGAGCCAAACTAACGCTATTGTCAATATCAAAAAAGGGCAATTCATGAACCCAAAAGACATGCAATATTCTGTCTTAAAAGCCCTTAAAACAAGAGATAAAAGCATTCAAAGCCCCACTTATGAAACGGCGTTAAAAAATGGCGTGTGGCTGTGTGAAAGGGGGAGCAGCTTTGGGTATGGGAATTTAGTGGTGGATATGCGCTCTTTAAAAATCATGCGAGAGTTTGCCCCTGTGATTTTTGACGCTACTCATAGCGTGCAAATGCCAGGGGGAGCGAACGGAAAAAGTTCAGGAGACAGCTCTTTTGCCCCTATTTTAGCGAGAGCTGCGGCTGCGGTGGGGATTGATGGGTTGTTCGCTGAAACACACATTGATCCTAAAAACGCCCTAAGCGACGGAGCGAACATGCTAAAACCTGATGAACTGGAATTTTTAGTAACCGACATGTTAAAAATTCAAAATTTATTTTAA
- a CDS encoding DUF5718 family protein, whose amino-acid sequence MQEFLGFGVVGNFAGHLEQAGESHSFINMKSEEKDAPKGLFPFYIPYENCYLGRCCIDNHKIILPSDPDLRVQAEPEIALECDVKYDEKHLVTKLVPNFFMAFNDASVRNLDAAKLSQKKNFSPASKGIGQKLPIDRFVYGGVCNNFSIASFLKYDNVWHIYGENSKLLKYEFFYQKLLDWIKDQLNHQQDGDSLEALRPFLERHNFPTKMIFAIGATPYMPFAQEHFLQKGDEVVIVAYNHLQYSFEKIQNLLEEDALQAKEHTNLSYVYQIVE is encoded by the coding sequence ATGCAAGAGTTTTTAGGTTTTGGTGTGGTGGGGAATTTTGCAGGGCATTTGGAGCAAGCAGGAGAGAGTCATAGTTTTATTAACATGAAAAGCGAAGAAAAGGACGCCCCTAAGGGGTTATTCCCTTTTTATATCCCGTATGAGAATTGCTATTTGGGGCGTTGTTGTATTGATAACCATAAGATTATTTTGCCTAGTGATCCAGATTTAAGGGTGCAAGCAGAGCCAGAAATCGCTTTAGAATGCGATGTTAAATACGATGAAAAGCATTTGGTAACCAAGCTCGTGCCTAATTTTTTCATGGCGTTTAATGACGCTTCTGTGCGTAATTTAGACGCCGCAAAACTCTCTCAAAAAAAGAATTTTTCACCAGCTTCTAAAGGCATAGGGCAGAAATTGCCCATTGACAGGTTTGTTTATGGGGGGGTGTGCAACAATTTCTCTATCGCGTCTTTTTTGAAATACGATAATGTTTGGCACATTTATGGGGAAAACAGCAAATTGCTCAAATACGAGTTTTTTTATCAAAAGCTTTTAGATTGGATTAAAGATCAATTAAACCACCAACAAGATGGCGACTCTTTAGAGGCTCTAAGACCTTTTTTAGAGCGCCATAATTTTCCTACTAAAATGATTTTTGCGATTGGGGCTACCCCTTATATGCCTTTTGCACAAGAGCATTTTTTACAAAAAGGCGATGAGGTGGTGATTGTTGCTTACAACCATTTACAATATAGTTTTGAAAAGATTCAAAACCTCTTAGAAGAAGACGCCCTACAAGCCAAAGAACACACCAATCTTTCTTATGTCTATCAGATCGTAGAGTAG
- the pyrF gene encoding orotidine-5'-phosphate decarboxylase, translating into MQLCVALDLEKKEDNLSLLQELKGLDLWAKVGLRSFIRDGASFLDEIRKIDGNFKIFLDLKLYDIPYTMANAALECTKLEIDMLTVHLSSAKSALTILMQRLNALKKRPLIMGVSALTSFSEEEFLSVYNAPLKTQAIKLSTMGKESGIDGVVCSVFESLAVKEALGKDFLTLTPGIRLNKNDKEDQERVANAKEAKQNLSDFIVVGRPIYQAKEPREVVLELLKDC; encoded by the coding sequence ATGCAATTATGTGTCGCATTGGATTTAGAAAAAAAAGAGGACAATCTTTCTTTATTACAAGAATTAAAAGGCTTAGATTTATGGGCTAAGGTGGGGCTTAGATCTTTTATAAGAGATGGGGCTAGTTTTTTAGATGAAATCAGAAAGATTGATGGGAATTTTAAGATTTTTTTGGATTTGAAGCTCTATGATATTCCTTATACGATGGCAAATGCCGCACTAGAATGCACGAAATTAGAAATTGATATGCTCACCGTGCATTTGAGCAGTGCTAAAAGCGCGCTAACCATTTTAATGCAACGCCTAAACGCTCTTAAAAAACGCCCCTTAATCATGGGCGTGAGCGCTTTAACGAGCTTTAGCGAAGAGGAATTTTTGAGCGTGTATAACGCCCCTTTAAAAACTCAAGCGATTAAATTAAGCACTATGGGTAAAGAGAGTGGGATTGATGGGGTGGTGTGTTCGGTGTTTGAAAGTTTGGCGGTTAAAGAGGCTTTGGGTAAGGATTTTTTAACTTTAACCCCTGGCATAAGGCTGAATAAAAACGATAAAGAAGATCAAGAAAGGGTAGCGAACGCTAAAGAGGCCAAACAAAATTTAAGCGATTTTATCGTGGTGGGCCGCCCCATTTATCAGGCTAAAGAGCCTAGAGAAGTGGTTTTAGAGCTTTTAAAGGATTGTTAA
- the groL gene encoding chaperonin GroEL (60 kDa chaperone family; promotes refolding of misfolded polypeptides especially under stressful conditions; forms two stacked rings of heptamers to form a barrel-shaped 14mer; ends can be capped by GroES; misfolded proteins enter the barrel where they are refolded when GroES binds): MAKEIKFSDSARNLLFEGVRQLHDAVKVTMGPRGRNVLIQKSYGAPSITKDGVSVAKEIELSCPVANMGAQLVKEVASKTADAAGDGTTTATVLAYSIFKEGLRNITAGANPIEVKRGMDKAAEAIINELKKASKKVGGKEEITQVATISANSDHNIGKLIADAMEKVGKDGVITVEEAKGIEDELDVVEGMQFDRGYLSPYFVTNAEKMTAQLDNAYILLTDKKISSMKDILPLLEKTMKEGKPLLIIAEDIEGEALTTLVVNKLRGVLNIAAVKAPGFGDRRKEMLKDIAVLTGGQVISEELGLSLENAEVEFLGKAGRIVIDKDNTTIVDGKGHSHDVKDRVAQIKTQIASTTSDYDKEKLQERLAKLSGGVAVIKVGAASEVEMKEKKDRVDDALSATKAAVEEGIVIGGGAALIRAAQKVHLNLHDDEKVGYEIIMRAIKAPLAQIAINAGYDGGVVVNEVQKHEGHFGFNASNGKYVDMFKEGIIDPLKVERIALQNAVSVSSLLLTTEATVHEIKEEKATPAMPDMGGMGGMGGMGGMM, from the coding sequence ATGGCAAAAGAAATCAAATTTTCAGATAGCGCAAGAAACCTTTTATTTGAAGGCGTGAGACAACTCCATGACGCTGTCAAAGTAACCATGGGGCCAAGAGGCAGGAATGTGTTGATCCAAAAAAGCTATGGCGCTCCAAGCATCACCAAAGACGGCGTGAGCGTGGCTAAAGAGATTGAATTAAGTTGCCCGGTGGCTAACATGGGCGCTCAACTCGTTAAAGAAGTAGCGAGCAAAACCGCTGATGCTGCCGGCGATGGCACGACCACAGCGACCGTGCTTGCTTATAGCATCTTTAAAGAGGGCTTGAGGAATATCACAGCTGGGGCTAACCCTATTGAAGTGAAACGAGGCATGGATAAAGCCGCTGAAGCCATTATTAATGAGCTTAAAAAAGCGAGCAAAAAAGTGGGCGGTAAAGAAGAAATCACCCAAGTAGCGACCATTTCTGCAAACTCCGATCACAATATTGGGAAACTCATCGCTGACGCTATGGAAAAAGTGGGTAAAGACGGCGTGATCACCGTTGAAGAAGCTAAGGGCATTGAAGATGAATTAGATGTCGTAGAGGGCATGCAATTTGATAGAGGCTACCTCTCCCCTTACTTTGTAACAAATGCTGAGAAAATGACCGCTCAATTGGATAACGCTTACATCCTTTTAACGGATAAAAAAATCTCTAGCATGAAAGACATTCTCCCGCTACTAGAAAAAACCATGAAAGAGGGCAAACCGCTTTTAATCATCGCTGAAGACATTGAGGGCGAAGCTTTAACGACTCTAGTGGTGAATAAATTAAGAGGCGTGTTGAATATCGCAGCGGTTAAAGCTCCAGGCTTTGGGGACAGAAGAAAAGAAATGCTCAAAGACATCGCTGTTTTAACCGGCGGTCAAGTCATTAGCGAAGAATTGGGCTTGAGTCTAGAAAACGCTGAAGTGGAGTTTTTAGGCAAAGCCGGAAGGATTGTGATTGACAAAGACAACACCACGATCGTAGATGGCAAAGGCCATAGCCATGATGTCAAAGACAGAGTCGCGCAAATCAAAACCCAAATTGCAAGCACGACAAGCGATTATGACAAAGAAAAATTGCAAGAAAGATTGGCCAAACTCTCTGGCGGTGTGGCTGTGATTAAAGTGGGCGCTGCGAGTGAAGTGGAAATGAAAGAGAAAAAAGACCGGGTTGATGACGCGTTGAGCGCGACTAAAGCGGCTGTTGAAGAAGGCATTGTTATTGGCGGCGGTGCGGCTCTCATTCGCGCGGCTCAAAAAGTGCATTTGAATTTACACGATGATGAAAAAGTGGGCTATGAAATCATCATGCGCGCCATTAAAGCCCCATTAGCTCAAATCGCTATCAATGCCGGTTATGATGGCGGTGTGGTCGTGAATGAAGTGCAAAAACACGAAGGGCATTTTGGTTTTAACGCTAGCAATGGCAAGTATGTGGACATGTTTAAAGAAGGCATTATTGACCCCCTAAAAGTAGAAAGGATCGCTTTACAAAATGCGGTTTCGGTTTCAAGCTTGCTTTTAACCACAGAAGCCACCGTGCATGAAATCAAAGAAGAAAAAGCAACCCCAGCAATGCCTGATATGGGTGGCATGGGTGGTATGGGAGGCATGGGCGGCATGATGTAA
- the nusB gene encoding transcription antitermination factor NusB, translating into MATRTQARGAVVELLYAFESGNEEIKKIASSMLEEKKIKNNQLTFALSLFNGVLERINEIDALIEPHLKDWDFKRLGSMEKAILRLGAYEIGFTPTQNPIIINECIELGKLYADPNTPKFLNAILDSLSRKLAQKPLN; encoded by the coding sequence ATGGCGACACGAACTCAAGCCAGGGGGGCTGTGGTTGAATTGTTGTATGCGTTTGAGAGCGGTAATGAAGAAATTAAAAAAATCGCTTCCAGCATGTTAGAAGAAAAAAAGATTAAAAACAACCAGCTCACTTTCGCCTTAAGCCTTTTTAATGGCGTGTTAGAAAGAATCAATGAAATTGACGCCCTCATTGAGCCGCATTTAAAAGACTGGGATTTCAAGCGATTAGGGAGCATGGAAAAGGCGATTTTACGCTTAGGAGCGTATGAAATTGGCTTCACGCCCACACAAAACCCTATCATCATCAACGAATGCATAGAGCTTGGCAAACTCTACGCTGATCCTAACACCCCTAAATTTTTAAACGCTATCTTGGATTCTTTGAGCAGAAAGCTCGCTCAAAAACCCTTGAATTGA
- a CDS encoding TrbC/VirB2 family protein, producing the protein MSAHFLKIVFLVGMCVSSLFAEGLEGFFNALEAQLKSPIAKGILMVIFIGIAIYVWRNLDRWKEILFTILGVVFGIFLFFKAPSLANWFMGIF; encoded by the coding sequence ATGTCCGCTCATTTTTTAAAAATCGTTTTTTTAGTAGGCATGTGCGTTTCAAGTTTGTTCGCTGAAGGTTTAGAGGGGTTTTTTAACGCCCTAGAAGCCCAGCTCAAAAGCCCCATCGCTAAGGGGATTTTAATGGTGATTTTCATAGGGATCGCTATTTATGTGTGGAGGAATTTGGACCGGTGGAAAGAGATTTTATTCACGATCCTTGGCGTGGTGTTTGGGATTTTTTTATTCTTTAAGGCCCCGAGTCTAGCGAATTGGTTTATGGGAATTTTTTAA
- a CDS encoding MnmA/TRMU family protein: MKPIKALALFSGGLDSLLSMKLLIDQGIEVSALHFNIGFGGNKDKREYFENATAQIGAKLLVCDIREQFFNDVLFKPKYGYGKYFNPCIDCHANMFRNAFYKMLELNADFVLSGEVLGQRPKSQRKEALNQVRKLVREVGEEARFDPILDRTQAGGEKPQFLDELLLRPMSAKLLEPTFMEKKGWVDREKLLDVSGRGRSRQLQMIKDYGLKYYEKPGGGCLLTDIQVSNKIKNLKEYREMVFEDSVIVKNGRYFVLPNNARLVVARNEEENHKLDIEHPLMDKIELLGCKGPLSLVDKNASKEDKELAGRIALGYAKTSKEQAYLIQIGDEKHELYPLDKESAREYLFA; this comes from the coding sequence ATGAAACCAATAAAAGCTTTAGCCTTATTTAGTGGGGGGTTGGATAGTTTGTTGTCTATGAAATTGCTTATTGATCAAGGCATTGAAGTGAGCGCTTTACACTTCAATATAGGGTTTGGGGGGAATAAAGACAAAAGAGAGTATTTTGAAAACGCCACCGCGCAAATCGGGGCTAAGCTCTTGGTGTGCGATATTAGAGAGCAATTTTTTAACGATGTGTTGTTCAAGCCTAAATACGGCTATGGGAAATATTTCAACCCTTGCATTGATTGCCATGCCAACATGTTTAGGAACGCTTTTTATAAAATGCTTGAATTGAACGCGGATTTTGTTTTGAGCGGGGAAGTGTTGGGGCAACGCCCTAAATCCCAAAGGAAAGAAGCGCTAAATCAGGTGAGGAAATTAGTCAGAGAAGTGGGCGAAGAGGCGCGTTTTGATCCCATTTTAGACCGAACACAAGCAGGCGGTGAAAAACCGCAATTTTTAGATGAATTGCTCTTAAGGCCCATGAGCGCGAAACTCTTAGAGCCTACTTTCATGGAAAAAAAGGGCTGGGTTGATAGAGAAAAACTTTTAGATGTGAGCGGCAGGGGGCGAAGCAGGCAATTGCAAATGATTAAAGATTACGGCTTGAAATATTATGAAAAGCCAGGTGGGGGGTGCTTGCTTACGGACATTCAAGTGAGCAATAAGATTAAGAATTTGAAAGAATACAGAGAAATGGTGTTTGAAGACAGCGTGATTGTCAAAAACGGGCGTTATTTTGTCTTACCCAATAACGCTCGTTTGGTGGTGGCAAGGAATGAAGAAGAAAACCACAAGCTAGACATTGAGCACCCCTTAATGGATAAGATTGAATTGCTAGGCTGTAAAGGCCCTTTGAGTTTAGTGGATAAAAACGCCAGCAAAGAAGATAAAGAATTGGCCGGCCGTATCGCTTTAGGCTATGCTAAGACTTCAAAAGAGCAGGCTTATCTCATTCAAATAGGGGATGAAAAGCACGAGCTTTACCCTTTGGATAAAGAGAGTGCTAGAGAGTATTTGTTCGCTTGA
- the groES gene encoding co-chaperone GroES gives MKFQPLGERVLVERLEEENKTSSGIIIPDNAKEKPLMGVVKAVSHKISEGCKCVKEGDVIAFGKYKGAEIVLDGVEYMVLELEDILGIVGSGSCCHTNSHDHKHAKEHEACCHDHKKH, from the coding sequence ATGAAGTTTCAGCCATTAGGAGAAAGGGTCTTAGTAGAAAGACTTGAAGAAGAGAACAAAACTAGTTCAGGCATCATCATTCCTGATAACGCTAAAGAAAAGCCTTTAATGGGCGTAGTCAAAGCGGTTAGCCATAAAATCAGCGAGGGTTGCAAATGCGTTAAAGAAGGCGATGTGATCGCTTTTGGCAAATACAAAGGTGCAGAAATCGTTTTAGACGGCGTTGAATACATGGTGCTAGAACTAGAAGACATTCTAGGTATTGTGGGCTCAGGCTCTTGTTGTCATACAAATAGTCATGACCATAAACATGCTAAAGAGCATGAAGCTTGCTGTCATGATCACAAAAAACACTAA
- a CDS encoding carbonic anhydrase: MKAFLGALEFQENEYEELKELYESLKTKQKPHTLFISCVDSRVVPNLITGTKPGELYVIRNMGNVIPPKTSYKESLSTIASIEYAIVHVGVQNLIICGHSDCGACGSIHLIDDETTKAKTPYIADWIQFLEPIKEELKNHPQFSNHFAKRSWLTERLNVRLQLNNLLSYDFIQERVINNELKIFGWRYIIEIGRIYNYNFESHFFEPIEETIKQRKSHENF; the protein is encoded by the coding sequence GTGAAAGCGTTTTTAGGAGCGTTAGAGTTTCAAGAGAATGAATATGAAGAGCTTAAAGAGCTTTATGAGAGCTTAAAAACCAAGCAAAAGCCCCACACTTTGTTCATTTCTTGCGTGGATTCACGAGTCGTGCCTAATTTAATCACCGGCACTAAACCGGGCGAATTGTATGTGATCCGCAACATGGGCAATGTGATCCCCCCTAAAACAAGCTATAAAGAATCCCTTTCTACCATTGCGAGCATTGAATACGCTATTGTGCATGTGGGCGTTCAAAATTTAATTATTTGCGGGCATAGCGATTGTGGGGCTTGTGGGAGCATTCATTTAATTGATGATGAAACCACCAAAGCTAAAACCCCTTACATTGCAGACTGGATACAATTCTTAGAGCCTATTAAAGAAGAATTAAAAAACCACCCGCAATTCAGCAACCACTTCGCCAAGCGTTCATGGCTTACAGAGCGTTTGAATGTGCGCTTGCAACTCAACAACCTCTTAAGCTATGATTTCATTCAAGAAAGAGTGATAAATAACGAATTAAAAATTTTTGGTTGGCGCTATATCATAGAAATAGGCAGGATTTATAATTATAATTTTGAAAGCCATTTTTTTGAGCCGATTGAAGAAACCATTAAACAAAGGAAAAGTCATGAAAACTTCTGA